AACTGTAAAAACGAGTGCACAAAttctcattaacacacacatattaaagTGGTGGTGTCTTTTTAAAAGCTCGCTGTCATCGTTTGTGTTGCGCAGCCGGAAAGTATATGTCAATCAAATATGACACAACTGCATTCCAACactgaaggagacagaaaatgttGTAATGATCACATAGATGTTTTCACACATGTTGTGAAACATGTTTCCTCTGTCTCATCTTTAAACCGAATGCAGTGAGATACTCACTTTTTGACTCCAATGATAATATAGATatttgagagtttaaaaaaaagtacaccaATACTGATGCCTACAGTGACACTGATTCATCTTTGTATGTGcttttatatttctatattGTAAAAAGTCAATATAGTTCCAAACATGCTGCCAATAGATCATTTCCACTGTGATTACGGGGGTTACTGAATTGGACTGTGATCATCAGGGTTATAACAGAATGAGTGTGATCCTGTTCCAGGCCATTCAttcctgcctcttcctcctgtacagggcacacacacacacacacacagtctgcctGTGCCTGCTGCAGTCATACCTGTGGATTCATCAGCTGCCAGGATGCCCTTCCCAGCGGCTACGATCCTCTGAGCGATATCGCTGAGCTCCTTCTTTTGCTCAGTACTCAGGAAGGGATACGCGTGAGTCATGTTTGACTGTGATAGAGacaagaaaagaaggagaaaaatcaATACTGACTTATTTTGAAGTAACTCCAAACATTAGTTTAATAGACACAGATAGAGAAAATTAAAGCACAAGgaagaaaatcaaatcaaatcaggagAGACCCccacagctgtgttttcccTGCATGGTCTTAAAGCTAACCACTGAGAGCTTTCCACACTCTAATGAGGAAAATAGTCCACATGGTATACATTCCTACCCCCTCACCTCTACATACATACATCcatatacaaataaaacagaattcaaTAAAGAAAAACGAAGTAAATATCACTTTAGAGGCACTTTGCCTTGAAGTATATGGACATATTCATacctgtgtgtatttacagtcaCAAAACTACTACTATGATACTTTATGTAACACTTGTATACTTTTACTTGAgtgtgattttgtgattttacacacatttaacCTTTTTAAATCCCCTCAACATAATTTAACCCCTCCTTAAAGAAGTCctaaaatgtcttcagtgaCCTAAAACCTTCACCATCGCCCCCTTGAAGGACTCCAGGCGCCCCTTTAATTACAAGCAGGTACCGGTCACAGCGACCATTTCTACCCGTGAAAACTGCGTCATGTTTGGTGAGAACCAACTGTCACAGTCTCACCGAAACTTTACCTCTGACTACTTTACGGTCCAAAACACTTGTCCCAACAGTTTCAACCGACGGactcttcagaaaaaaaaagctaatcattttaaaaacgaCATTGCCTCGCATGTACTTCAAATACAGTAAACTGCTGTACATTAGTAACAGAACGTAGCAGTCTCTCGTGGCGGTACTTCCGCGTCCTTGTCAAGCCATCTGAATGACTTTGAATCATACTGGGAGTTCCCAATGATCAGTGGGCCTTAAGAAAAAAACTCAGGAAAGACGAGTTGACTTTTAAGCTACACTAATTCGCATTATAATAGCATCAGTCAAAACAGCAAAGCTACAAAGCTCCTTGAAAATTCAACAATAAAGGCACGACAAGCTAACTCTTATAAACTCCATAAGAAATGGAAATGACTAACACTGTTATCTTCTTAGCTAATATTTTAAATTCTTGGATATATTAGTATTGGATGGAGAATAATAGAAAACTCACCTGGTTGTTACTCCGGGccagagacaagagagaagcGGACAGATGCAGGAAGCTGCAGTTTCAACAGGAGGGCGATGGTTACCGAGAGAAGGACGAAGAGGGCAACATCACAAGGGGGGGGGGCGAGGACACGGCGGGCGTCCTCCAATCAGAGCTCAGCATTCGTCAAGATTGACGCGCTGCTTCATCCAGTAGGAGGATGCTGTGGATGTGTCGTCGAGCTCTGACGGAGCTGTACGGAGATGCTGAAATACGATAAAACACCTAAACCCTTTTCCTTGTCTTACAGGTAACAGTTTATGAACTGAGCAAAAATCCTGCCAGACAGGTCGGAAGATGTTTCCTAGTtgcttcacatgtattcaagagATCTCAAATTTAACTCTAATTTCAGATTTTTACGTGTGAATCTTCTTCTCCTGAAGAAAGATGACTGTGAGCAAAGTGTAAACCAAGTCCAGGTCTGGGGCAGGTTACAGAGACTATGACTGAAGACAATTGAAGGCTTTTTCTGAGTAAGACGACTGAGCCCTCTCTACAGCTAACAGCCTATATGTAGCTACAGGGCCCAGCATGAGTCAATTGACCAGCACATGCACCATTAAGCTTGTATTTTGAACCAGATTGCTCTCAGCACCTTTCTGGAGATATACTTATCCAAACGTGACGGTGcattaaatgcatttattttaccAGCTAAGGTGAAAAGACTGATTGCTGTTGGTCTGCTCATCATCTGTTACCAGTAACACCTGCAGTGTGAGAAGTGCTTGTTGCCTGTGAGGCAAATGTGAGGGCAACACGGTCCCAGGCCACGCAGCTCTGGGCCTACGTGAGGATCCTCACATGCAGGATGCATGGGTGATACGTGACTAAAGCATCATCACATTAAGGAAACCCCACAGCTGCAGAGCCAGACAACCAGAGTAGTAACATGTGGACATTGACGTACATTTCAGATACGTTTAGTGTAGCACAGGTAGAGCGATCACATGCCTCAAAGTCatgattacaaaataaataggTGAACGTGACTGTCACGTGTTCAACTGCCTCAGAATAATCTGACAAAATCACGTTCATCACATGATGAAGAATCATTGGCTGAATAAGAAATCCGTTACAGTCTGTTCAGGCCACTCAGACAGTGTTATGCAACATAACCTCAGTGCTACTCTGAATCACTGATGCTTTTACCGTTGGGGTTGTAGAGACCAGGTTTAGAGCTCACTATGCAGCACACTTGACACACTGTGCTCTAACTCTTTCATTAAAACAGGCAAAGGttttacacattacacacacatttttcaaactcCACTCTTCCACATTTCCTTCTCACTCAGcgactcactgactgactcactgactcaccTTTTCCTCCCCTGCAGGAGTCAATTTGAGTTATCTGGCCTCACATTTGTTTGGGCGGCCTCACAGTGTGGCATCTAGGACATGTACCTAAAAGTAGGTAGACCCCATCTGCAGTACTGCAGTTCATACCATTCACCAGGCTGCACTAACTGTATTCATTTGAGTTTTTATACAACCATAGTACTAAGTCCTTCCAAATTACTCCATAAAAGTTGTGAAAGTTCCACAAATTAGTAAGTAAGTAAGAGTAGTGTCCTAAAGGACAGGTgatgagaaaaggaggaaaactgCTGAAGACAGAGGGAACGCCAGGTTCGAGAACAGCTTGAGATCCTCTAAAAAAAACGATATAACATGTTATCCTcttataggggacatatcagatattaaactgataagaacagatactacacttgatcttggCCAAAAGGCTgtgaagcgatgaggcccaagtgTTTGatgtccaaatcaagctcttggtacaactgCCACTTGTCGTGGTGTCAAGCCAGCCAAAAacagcttcaactcattggtgttgcTTGAGCGAGAGGATGAGGCGATGGcgaaagaaggaagaggagaggaattGGAAGCGAGAGGAGGAGAGCTCTATGCAGTGGCGAGAGCATTTAAGAGTACAGAAATGTTTCTCAAAAAGGTAAACAAGTGTTTGTACCCTTTTAGGTACAAATTGGTACTTCTATTTCTGAGTGTGCAACATATCTTGTTATGCACACACTGTGTCCGTGTCTGTTATGCTGAGACTAGGAATCAGGCCAGGACTCAAAAGCAAAACCCCAAAGACAAGCAAAAGGAGTGAAcgaaaataaaccaaaatcactggaagtgtccagggccagggaacaaaacaaccaaaaatcatccacgcaggagaaaaatactcagaaaccaaaccaaacgaaaatacaaaacatccttacatgcaaacagaggaaatcaaggtaagtccatgagatgggggaaaaaatgcaaggcacaggtacaggaacGAACATGGACACAGatgaactgacaagaacacagggcaacgacgagacttaaatacacaaggcaatgggcaacaggtgaaaccaattagggcggggcagacaatcacaaatggagtgaaacaagacaaagacaggaagtagaaaaagacaagatacacaaggttTCCTGAAGTTGATTTAtctgtcattctgtctctgtcagtgatgTTTCTCTGATGGCACCCCCCCACACTTCCCACAATTCTAACATAAACTACATATATTTGAATATTCATACTCATTGCTTTGTCcttcttctttgtgtgttttagctcCTGTACATTTACTTGTACTCATGTTTTGCTCGGTATCTAGAATAAATCCCTCTGATTGGACGGCCTGGAGCACAGCATTCAGTCATGACATCATCAGAGAGTGAAGGTTTTTGAAAAGACTTTAttagacaaaataaaactttactCTCTCTTTACAGGAATAAAAACAGATCTCTATCATTTAAAAACTGATCAGATAATTATTATTCTTCAGTCACATCTCACAGTCTGTTTGATAAGAACCTCAGGACCTCCAACCAATCAGAGGTCTCCCTAGTTTCCGTCAGTGCATGGCCTCCCACCGTCTCTGTCGTCTGTGGAGGTCAAAGGCACAGTGGGCGGGACGTGGTGAGGGGCGGGGCTTGTAGCTGAAAGGCTCCTCCTCTGGTGCGAGAGGGTTCTGTCTCAGCAGATCAGACGACTTGAAGGGGAGCACGGAGGGTCCATCTGCGGCCTTGTTGTCGAGGCAGCGGGGGCGCGTGGGCGGCACCAGCCTATCCTGCACCATCTGGTTGATCAGCTGATCCTTCTGGACGTTGACACTGACCAGCGAGGTGAAGAGAAGCTGAGAGCGAGAGACATTCACaactacagagagagagtgagaaaattCTGATCAATATATtagaaaagaaagtgaattcTTCACAGcgctgcattttatttataaatgaaCCTGCTGTTCATTTGGATCAGTGTGTGGCCCCTGGCCTCTTTCTCTGAGacacagaggtgtttctgttttatgctgacgacatttttctgttctctcctgCTGAACAAGGAAGACAGCGACAGGTGGACACGGTAGAAACATCCGGTCAGAACTGGGCTCAGTTCACCATCAATAATAAAATCACTGAACACAGTATGAGCTCTACCTAAATTACCTTAATTGCACTAAATGCAATTCAGAGAAATTCTGTATAACTTCCAATAATATGTGGTAGTGTTCTCTCCCATTGAGCTATAAGTCATCTCAGCTATACCCCGTTGGGATAAACATCCTACAGAACCTCTATATGCAGAGTTCTGCAGATACATtttacacatgcacagaaaaacaccaacaaatgCCTGTGGAGCAGAATGAGGCAGATACACTCTGATAATTAACATTGAAAGGAGAGCACTCACATTTTTGAAGCACCTTAAACTTAGGCTGTCGACACATGAAGCAACAAAACAAGATTAATCAGAGTTTATGCACAGTTCGAAAAGTTAAACTTAAGATGTTTTAATACCACCTACATACCAGCTAAAATATGAAACCAGTAAAGACGATATGGCCttgaattatttattgtttcatgttttcagtgctTGTCAGCTGTTTATAACAATAACTTCTTGCAAGTTAAGAGGTTTTCTCTTAGAGTCTGGCTCCACTGTGATCTGATGATCCTGTAGCAGCGGTACATGTAGTGGCAGTGTTCACTGCAGGTCTGATGGTGCTGACTGAAACTCCACAAAAGAAACCTACTGAACAGCCTCCTGCAgcaatttttatgacttttcttAACACTGTGAGATTCCTCAGGAAATAATGTTGGAAtcctgatgtaaaaaaaaaaaaaaaatctgccatatTCATGGTGTTGCGAGTCACCAGTCCTCTGTGACAAACATCATCCGATTTAGGTGAAACAGCAACATGATATggacacaggaagtgacagtgaaCTCTTTCATGCAGTTTCctgaacacatgaaaacatgaaccacaTCCCTGACACCCAAGGTGGAatgaagaggaagtgagagacaTGAAATAAGGCAAATGAgaagctgcgtgtgtgtgtgtgtgtgtgtgtgttaattacCTTCAGTAGCTCTGGTGTTGATCAGGTTCTTGGTCCTCTCTGACCTCCGCAGAGTCTCCTGAATGGCCTTCTGGGAGTTAAACTCTGCACCCTGCAGGATGACAGACaggttaccatggtaaccaaCTGTCAATGATGACTTACTGATAGCCTAATGATAAACCGTGTGAACCTGCAGTGACTGAAGCTCCGCCTTCACAGCCAGAGTGGTGTTTAGCTCCGCCCTCTCCAGACATCCTGCAATGTGATTGGACGCTGCAGCAGGAGGCTCCACCGACTGTCTGGGGgctccacagagcagaggacaggaagaagaaTTTACTTCCCCCTCTTTAAAATTTTCAATAGTTCATTTCCAAGTTCTGCTCTTTCAGACACTTTATAtcaatatatacatttttaatatagATACAATTTTTTGAAGCAATTTATCAAATAAAGGGCTGCTACATTCTGAAGTTGAGGTCATTTTACCAAGTATGACACGTGATTCATTCAGACACTAAGCGTAAAATGTCAGACtctggttaccatggtgacattCTCTGCTCCTCGTCTgacctctgattggctgctgaggAGGGGAATCTCGGCTAAGCGTGACGTAAGGCTCCGGTGTTACTGTGACGACTGCCGGCTTTTCAAAACACACCTTCAGGAGACAAAGAATGGCGTCATCATATACGCACATCAGAAGCCTGTACTACGAAGCAAGTTGAACATATCCAGGATATCTTTTGGTTATCTTACTTCACTGAGCCTAACTTATTAAGTTTGTTAGTGagttttaagtttaaagttAAGTAAGTTTGTGCAAATTAAAATGAAGCTATAATATTTATCATAAgttattatattgtttttattcatcatttatttaGTCATTCATCACCTGTTTGtccctcttttttcttgtctgtccTTGAGGGTTGGGTTTCAGCTGTGAGTGACCAGTCTTGGGGGCAGGGCTGAGTGTGATGGACAGGTCGAGTTCAGGACAAccagtcagagaggaggaggaggaggatgcaagggggaggggggcagggtGAGGAGAGGgcgggggagagaggagggacgAAGAACTCCTCATTCTGACTGGAAACAACAGAGAGGTTCATGGAAAAGAGGGCTGAGTGTTAACTACAAGCAACATCAACAGAACCATGAATAAAGAACTTAATATGGTAAATTACAACAAGGTGAGATGTAaacaacatgatcacatgactAACATAGAAAAGAAACACCAGATAAAGTCAGGTGAGGGATATAATCTAAATAAGCTTTTAAATAAGTTAAGATTTTACTCATTTATTAAAAtatctgttgctcttttttctttgtcgcTTTATTGTAAACTCCTTTTGTCCCTGCCAGGATCATGTAGGAATGATGACTCAGTTTTCCAGCCGATCTGATTGGCCAGTAAGTCAGggtgttgacaggttttgaccTGACCCTCTGAAGCTAGGTGTGCAGCACGAGTTACCATGGTGAACCAGCGGCGTAACCCTGAGAACCCAGAGTTAAACCGAGTGTTCTTTCCCCCTTCCtattacccacaatgcctgTACTTTCAACATCCATATATGTAACCTCACAAAATCCACCACGACAATTGGTCAACCTGATCCAATCACAATCCAGATTCAGTCAGTCGTGTCTCACCAGCTGAGAGCGGTTACGGCTCTTAGCTctgttctttgtctctgttccaCACTAAAACCGCAGTTAGCGCCTCATAATCGTCGTTGTCTGTGTGTCACCTGAAGCAGTCCGGTGAGAAACGCTCCTCTGCAGCGGCAggtcctctctgtgtgtctctgagggTGACAGAAACGTTTCTCTTATCCCAGTGTTTCTCTTTTGAATTCGCCTCCTCATCCAGACTCACTTCCtcctcattcttcttcttttgtttagtGGGCGGGTGGTTGCTGGCCCCTTACCGCCCCCTGCTGTGCTGGAGTGTAGACCGCCTCTTCGCGCTGctggttaataataataatgttgcttCTTCagattaaatgaaataattgaATGCTCCGCAATAACTTGTGAGGCTGAAGTTGGGTTGACGTTTTGTTTCCACAAATAGATAAAAGTATTTCATACATCTGAAACATGGTTTTGTCATGAAGTCTTTAACAGAGTCAGCCAAAAAGTGCTTTCCCCACAAATGTCCCCTCATTTCTGAGACAGCAGACTTCAGCTGTGTGTTCAGGAGTGGGGGAGGGTTTAGGAGGTGACGCAGCAGGAAACAAGACAATATGCAGTTTACACAGTTGGACTTTATTTCATGAATAATTCTGCAACTAAATGAATCGAAtgcaacaaatgaatgaatacaaaACAATTCCTGACACTTGATACTTGCCAGCCATTGATTTCAGCGTAGTTCTTCGTAATGCTAATGGTTAGCCCTCTAAGCTGGGACATCTGAAGGAGAAATGGCGGTGAAAGCTGGAGGTGTCCGTTTCCATGTTTCCTCTGCTACTTGAGGTCTAACTGCAGACAGTGGACACTGCTGAGGAGTGCAGTGCACTACATGAGAACGCAAAAGTTAAAAACCATTTAAGAACAGAAACACCGGTCTGTAGCTAAGCCACACACTAAAGGGATCAATGTGTTGCCCTTATGTGATCGGATGCTGAGGATGGTTTCACACTGGGGACATGAAATTACAGGCATGGGCTCACAACAAGCTTACTCAGCGTTTTTTTCTAAGAaacagggaaagagggagggacagaaTCCTAAACTGCAGCGCCGGCTTCATGAAGAAGTTCAGGTAACAGGTGTTGGTAGGCTACTTTGGTTTTTTGCTTCTCATCTACAGTCTTGCCTCCCAAAGGAACAGAGGAGTCAGGAGTATTGGACAATGAGGTGGATGGAGGCATTGGATTAGCTAGCCCCTGGACTCCAGAGATctgcaggaagagagacagaggtttaTGAGACATTTGGCCACAACAACATACACTGTTCATCACACTaacattcttttttctttgctatgTTTACGTCAAGTGACAAATGTAATGAAGGATGTTGTATTTCCTGCTTTAGAATGTGTCTCTTGGTGACCCTTGTTCACTCACTAAACACGAGCTAAAGTGGTCATATCAGGTGTGTGACCAAAACACACCTACCTCATGTAACTGCAATCACATGATCAACACTCAGCCAGTCATATCCTTGCAGATCAAGGTTTCAACTCTCTAATTAATCTGCCTTAAGCACAAACGCAGGCTAACTTCATCCAGGATTAACTAATCAATCCTAAAAATGCTTTCAAAGAACCACATTATGTGGATGAGAATTAGGTTATATTAACCTGATAACAGCGCGTTAGCCTGAATTAATTAAGCCATAGTTGACAAACACGCCCAGGCATGTCACTGGATGGTAAGGGGAAAGAGACGCAGTCTGCTTCAGTTTCATTGGCAGTGACATTAGCACACAGTATGGATTTGGGACCTGCTGACACTGTGCACCCGTACATGTATTAACAGAGGTGACTGGGTGCAAACTAACAAGCAGTCTCACGAGTAGCTGGTGTGCTGCTGTCGTCTCCGGGCGCTCCTCATCTTCTCAAAGCGAGCCTCCATTTCCTCCAGGACCTTTGGGGTGTAACGGACCACCAGTTTGACTGAACCCTGGGCGGCCTTCAGCAGCTCCACGGCCTTCTCATGGTGCTCCCCCTCGACACTCTGCACGGACAACAACGCACATTAattaacacacagaaatgaatgaaggaaACCTGAACACACCCTTCTTTGGTGCGACAAGCTGCGTTTTAATATGAAGGAGTGTGACGACTAATGTCAGAGTCACTTCAATTTAACTGTAGCCGCTGCTGTGATAGACCACAGACTGGGTGGAGGCTGTTTCCATCTTGGAAAGATGGGTGCATTCACACATTTCAACATCTGGACAGATGTCATGAGTCTCAAACCTCCCTCCCGAGGTGGTTTGGACAATCTGATGTCCTTCCATTTTGAATGGTTACGCTCAGGACTAGAGTCAGTCAGTTTCACAGAGGTAAATGCACCGATACGGCACCAACCCTGTGATTAGTGGGTAACCAGCTCTGAGCCACAGCCGCCGCTGAGGTCCACGTCTCACACTCCTGATCCAGTTTTCCCTTATTTCTGTCAGTAATTCAACCAAACGTAGACCACAAGACATCACGCTAAAATATTTCAACCACAGCCACTGCAGATGAGTTGCAGCAAAAATCTGCAATTGCTTTGTCACAGTAAGACAATAGACAATActgaataataattattaacaGGCCGTAATGTTAATCACCTGAAGCCTTGAGTGTTGAGCTGACAGGATGTGTATTTTCCTATCTTGTGCTTTTGTGCCATAAGTATTGTGCCCTGAGCTTCTTACCACGCCgttgacagacagcagctggtcTCCTCTCTTCAGCCCCCCTTGGCGGTCAGCCACCCCTCCAGGGATGACTCTGGAGATGTAGATGGGGGAGTTCTGCTCTTTGCCCCCCATGATGTTAAAGCCCAGACCCTCGTCCGTCTTGGGCAGCTCCACCACCCTTGGGTGGGCGTGGCCCTCGCTGGCTGCAAAGGCTGCCACTGTAGCCTGGTCAGAAAAGAAACCAAAGATCAGCAGATATCTAACAACACgtttctaacacacacacacacacagatggctATGAAATTCAcatgttttttgtctgtgttgtgttttggtgtCCAGCTGGGAGGAAGGAAACAACACTGAGAATAGACTTGtcaggtgaatgcttttagtcCCGTTTAGACTGGGGTAGTGGTGATATTCAGCCTCTAGTGGCTGAAATGAatattacaacaacaaacacctgactgacaaaaataaagaaataaattcaCGTGCCTCTCAGAGAAGGCAGGAGAGAAAAATTATCCTAGGgaacaaattaacattttttttttttacaattttttacaaatttacaattttagtttttttctattatttatttctgtgtaatGGACAGTAAAGAACACCTCACCGTCTGATTTGTTTAGCTGTGTGTTTACAATGTACAGCTCTGGCTCAGCTGTTTCAGAGACCAGTGATGTGAATGGCTGAGAGGGGATTTATTAATCACCATGCTGTCAGATCTACATACCACTGCAGTCAGACCTTTATCACTTCAGGACACCCCCACAGTCCATGCACCCACGACCTACCACTTTGCACTGGTGCTGTGCAGTTACTGTAAAACCGGGACCAGTGTCTCTTAAAGAATTCCTCCTGTGCAGTACTGAAGTACCCTTTAGATATTAGCCTGTATGTAATACCTTGGCTGTTGCCTGCGCTCGCACTTCTGGTCCTCCAACAATGTCCAGAGTGTCATAGAGCTGCTCATAGACCTGAGGGACAACAGCACAGAGCACAGATGAGT
The window above is part of the Toxotes jaculatrix isolate fToxJac2 chromosome 18, fToxJac2.pri, whole genome shotgun sequence genome. Proteins encoded here:
- the ppp1r35 gene encoding protein phosphatase 1 regulatory subunit 35 — its product is MRRRIQKRNTGIRETFLSPSETHREDLPLQRSVSHRTASVRMRSSSSLLSPPPSPHPAPLPLASSSSSSLTGCPELDLSITLSPAPKTGHSQLKPNPQGQTRKKRDKQVCFEKPAVVTVTPEPYVTLSRDSPPQQPIRGQTRSRECHHAPRQSVEPPAAASNHIAGCLERAELNTTLAVKAELQSLQGAEFNSQKAIQETLRRSERTKNLINTRATEVVNVSRSQLLFTSLVSVNVQKDQLINQMVQDRLVPPTRPRCLDNKAADGPSVLPFKSSDLLRQNPLAPEEEPFSYKPRPSPRPAHCAFDLHRRQRRWEAMH
- the lin7b gene encoding protein lin-7 homolog B isoform X1 codes for the protein MMSSYYHPAKEADMAAMTEPLCLERDVCRVIELLDRLQRSGELPPPKLQALQRVLQSKFCAAIREVYEQLYDTLDIVGGPEVRAQATAKATVAAFAASEGHAHPRVVELPKTDEGLGFNIMGGKEQNSPIYISRVIPGGVADRQGGLKRGDQLLSVNGVSVEGEHHEKAVELLKAAQGSVKLVVRYTPKVLEEMEARFEKMRSARRRQQHTSYSSLESRG
- the lin7b gene encoding protein lin-7 homolog B isoform X2, translated to MMSSYYHPAKEADMAAMTEPLCLERDVCRVIELLDRLQRSGELPPPKLQALQRVLQSKFCAAIREVYEQLYDTLDIVGGPEVRAQATAKATVAAFAASEGHAHPRVVELPKTDEGLGFNIMGGKEQNSPIYISRVIPGGVADRQGGLKRGDQLLSVNGVSVEGEHHEKAVELLKAAQGSVKLVVRYTPKVLEEMEARFEKMRSARRRQQHTSYS